Below is a genomic region from Medicago truncatula cultivar Jemalong A17 chromosome 3, MtrunA17r5.0-ANR, whole genome shotgun sequence.
ACTCCTCAAATAAATACTTTTGGTCTAACAACAACCCATGCCTAACCTCTTCTCTCACCACTACTCCCCTCCCTATAACCATGCTGATGAGTCTAACTAACTTCCCAATTCAGCAATGTAACTAATTTCCCCCCACCCACAGCCCtccttttttttgttgcttattGAGTATAGATCTTCCAGATCATGAGCCTTCTGGGGTTCATGTCCAATAATTAGGCCCAAATTGCCAAACTGGGGAGTCTTCATAAACTCATGGAATCTCCATAGACTCCAATCATAAAATTGTATGAGTTTGCTTAATATAAAAAGtgatgtttaaaaaataaatcaaagcaTCTAAACACAGTTCAATACTACGTGCTTAGAAAACATTCAAAATGCTaagttgttaataaaaaaaacacaataacaaTTTAAGACCCATGACAGCAAAGATGAAAACAACACAGCTCCTCAAAGAAAGACTTCCTTTATCTAAAAACAACTAAATGACTAATCTCCTCTCTCACTACTACTCTACCTCAGAACCACATTGTTTGACCAAAATAAACCAGGCCAACTATAGCCTTCATAGTTTGTTTCTCCAACATTTGATTCATCTCTTGTGGCCGAGGCTGTTTTCTAACGAAGCAAATTTAGTTTCCAATGATCCAAATCTATCCGCCATCTTTGCTTTGATGCGCGTGAAATTTTAAAGTGAAATGAAAGCGTAAGGCTTATCATCAATAGTGGCATgaaaagacattttgaaagcaTCAGATTGGACCCATATTTGGCAGGTCCGACCAATTGATGGAACACTCAAAATAGGAATTGATGCAAGACTGTTAcataaacaaaaggaaaatctACGCTCTTACAAGAGAATACCAAATCCTCCGCTTCTAAGATAATTACTCTATGACTAACCTCCTCTCCTTATAATCATGGTCTTTCTAAGGCTCACGTCCAGTCCACGCTTTGTTCAATTCCACTGCTTACATCATGTAAAAGCACAAAACTTAAATCATTCGCTGAGGTAGTGGAGCATTGTGCAATGTCTACTGCATGCTCTGTGATAATTTGGTTGTGTGGTCTTCCCGCTGTTTCTCAAGCAAAGCCAACTTCACTGACACCGACAACAGAAGCGTCATACAAATTGCAACAAGGTTTACCGTAAATAGTGCAGGTCAATTGTCACTCTATCAAGGAATCGTGTAACCAAGGAATTATCACTCTATCTCATGTCTTGACATTTGTTTAGACTACAGATTGATGTCATCTTCACCAAATCTTTGACATGTCAGTGTCATGTTTTCCTAGTTAGAAGAATGATGTCTATAGACTTACTAGCATCAATTTGAGGAGAGATGTCAATGGAATTTATTGGCAAATTCTCTGGTTGTTTAAAACGTAAACTTGTAAACATTGATCAGCTAGCTATTTAAAGCCAGCAAAGTTTGTATGCGACTGTTTAGCTAATTTACGGTCTAGTATATAAGCACATCGAATAATATTTGAATGAGAATTCTCCTGCAGGAGAAAAAGACCACAAAGCTTGCCTGCACTTTTGTGAGCTTAAAGTAATTCAAAATAGTCAGTTCTTAGGGAATgtttgaattggcttattttagtttatctactggcataagtTTTGTTGCGAGACTGTTTGGGAGGACTTACGAAAACAATTTCTGACATtggtcataagttgttttcagcttaacAGCTTATGTTCATAAGTTCTCCTGtacagcttatgaaaacaacttatagcttatatttaacttaattttatcttttttctggAGAAATAGCTTATAGATAACTTATATCTTGCGAGAGATTGTCGTACCTCGTAAATATAGGAATTCTTTACCGATTTTCAAGTCGAACAACAAAACAAGGAAATCAACAATTAACAAATCAAATGAGCAATAAAGTAAGTACCTCCACTCTCCTTCGTCATAAGGAGAATAATCAATATCTTCTTTTCTAACGCAATTGAACATCAAACCAGCAAGAGAAGCAAAAATTCCTTCGAAAACAACAATCAAAAGCACAATCAGTGAATTGAAACCCTAAAAGTCTAAAACtaaaagatagagaaaaagagagagacgTGAAACTCACCAGGAAGGTAGTGAAGGAAAGGAACGGTGGTGGAGCTACATACGACGGCGTCGAGCCAGATCCACCAGCCGGCACCGAAAACTGCTCCGGCGACGCCAGGACCGAAAATCGCCCATAGTTCGATTAAGTCCATTTTCGGTTCTACGTTACACGTAAACTCAAGCAACAGAAGAGGTAACTCGCGTGTCCTAGATATTCTACTCTACTTCTTTTACCTAACTAGATCAAGGTTAAGGAACACACATTTTATGTTTTAGAGTTTTGATTGAGAAATCGAGTGAATCATTAACTTGTCTTCTGAATTTGCAAGCAAGGGTCAAAATTGTCCTcaaattttgcgaaatatcaattTCGTCCTTGAAATTCTCTCACGTCCATCCCTCGTCAAAAGATCcattagggtccgtttggttcgagagttttggaggggaggggagggaaggggaggggggatttttaatttgaagtgtttggttcaatttttagaagggaagggaaggggagcaaatctctttaaaattttattgcattgccataattatccttaaattaatttcaaatctcaatattaaccttgtaacaacttttattattattagattatattatttttgtaacaatcttattattattattaggttatcttattcttgtaacaattattattattattttgttatattttccttgtaacaatttttattattatataatctacCACTCTTATTTGTTAGATGTACAAACTGCTCTTACTACTACTTTGTTGTTGTCAACGACTGCTTGAGACTTCCTCCAAAGTGAATTGTGAGTAATTTCATCATCTCATTGTCTATATCGTAGTATTATTAATTACATCGTTATTGATTCGCTACTTTATTATCCTTGTTTAATCGTTATCGTTGTTGGAACtttattgtttaaattgttGCTTTATCCTTACGGTGGCTTGTTTGTTtcatagtgtttttttttcttatggtaTTGATCCATTCATTTGagagtattgtttttttttcacttaTAAAATCGttgaagtctttttttttttgatgaaatcgttgaagttttattattattattattttattttaattcaacttattatacttgttgttgcttgttttttttttcacagtTAATTCACCTATCCATGTCTTGTTGTGTAAAATCTTgaccagaattttttttcactacACAACCTTACTATTATCGGATTAGCTGAATATAACTCGTAATCattgaatcaaattgaaaatgaaattcactaaaaacgcacatagttttaaaaaaataaaataatttaccaTGAGAAcagaaatatacaaataaaattttgcataaaatagcTACAGCCTACAGGCAAACGAACAGTAAAAACTCAGGACATGTTTACATTTCACATGTTCCCACTTAAAACCTCTCTCAAGCATGCTGATGCTGGCTATTGAACTTGTTCCTGTTGGCACACTACATTATCCATCCTCAAAGCTgtgcattatttttattgatactTATTGTTGTTGGAGTATCAGATACAGCTTATATAAAATGCAAATCTTCACTTCTAGCTAAAATAGGATAATCACAACCTAGTAGTGTTTTTTTTCACTGTTAATTCACCGATCCTACATGTCTTGTTGTGTAAAATCTTGGCTTTATTTTTCTGTACATTAATCTATAtgctttgtttcattttttttatcttccatatatctatacattaatcatgattttttttttcttttttacgttctgcttttctttctatatgctttgtttcatttttttttcttccatatattGATCATGGCCtcgtttatatataaatatgtttgttgTAGTTTATTACATGTCTATATGTAATTGTAGTATAAGAGTTATATAAtctagaaattaattttatgcgATTAGATGGATCATCAAGATCAGGAAATTGCTATCAATAGATGGTTTGATTTGCGCCGAAGAGCTATAGCTCAGCTTATGTGTGCTATCAATAGATGGTTTGATTTGGAGAGCTTTGATGCTCCTGATTATGACTTTACTTTACCTGAAACACAATCATATGATCCTTCAACCATGGCAAGTGGTGGAAAAAGGAAGAGATTGAAAGTGGCTAAGAATAAAGAGACATACAATGATATTATTGAACTTAAAGAGTCAATGAAAGTGGTTGCAGAGGCACTCAGAGAAGGAAATGCTGCAATACGGGAAGGAAATGAAATAACGAGAGAACGTCATAAACACGAGTTGCCTCCAATTTCAGGAGAAGAGACTTGGAATTTATTAGAGGAGTGTGGATGTGACCCAAATTCATTGCCTAAGATATATCGTGTTGTCATGAAAGATGTAGACATACTTAGAATGATTCTTCAGTGTCCACCCAAAGCACGCAAAGCAGTCATAATGGAAACTGTCTTTGGTTCTTCTGATTGATCATACTATGATGgtgttatgatgtttatgagtttttttagggagactgttttgttatgatgtttatcattattttttttaaggagaaatagTTAACAGTAGTCATAGTCACTTTCATGTGTCTTATTTGTTCATATGCAacaaatttcatttatcttacaattgttaattaataagcactatccatgattttgaaaattcttatgTCATATATTTAAGAGCTATGCTATTTTTTACGAAAGTAATTGGAAAAAAATGCAAGGATTACAAAGAAttgctcttataaaaaaaatattacaaagaaTTGCTCCGATaaaaaaaggcaaaaaaaaaaaaaaacaatatgatgCTTGGAGCAAAATACATGAGCCAGTTTAAGATAAAATAGCGGCTTAGATGTGTGCTTGTCTTTGTCAGTTTATGAAATCGTAAAAACAaacagtttcttttatttaattaagtttaagggtaaaacggtaaaatactgttaaaatccctcccctccccttgtgaaccaaacacacttttaattaaaaatatctccCCTCCACTCCCCTCCgtaaaaatccctcccctcccctcccctcctaattctcgaaccaaacggactCTTAGTGATGCTGAGCTGGCTCCCTGCATGTTGTGTTGTCATATACACGTGTCAAAAAGAAAGTCACGTACATGTCACCTTCATCGCCTTCtcctctccaaaatcatcatcatcgccGGCGATCAAcgatgaatttttgaagaacGAAACGGTCTTTGATTAAGGTAAGTCTCACGTCCATCTTACCTTCTGCTCTTTTGTTCTGGTTGGTTACTATATTTGATAGTGGTGGAAATACATAAAATGTTGATGCAGCAAATGGTGGAAATGTTGTAAATGTTGATGTTGCAAATGGTGGAAATGTTGATGCTGCAAATGTTGCAAAGATCAAGTTGTGTTTTCTGcgttttgtattttgttttacaaAGCTTGTCTTTCAAGGACCAAACTGATAGTTAGttatataattcaaggactgatttgatcttttttaaCATAAACTTGGGATTGATTTGATGGATAGCCATAAAATTTAAGGACTaatctgatgtaaatattttgACAGAAAGGTTTCATGAagattcatcttcaacctcttttcattacaacattacacaCGTCTAGTACAATTCAGAAGCATGTTCACAAACTCAAACAAGCAAACCATGACTGTTAAAAACTCAATCAACCTACGCTCAATTCCTAAAGTATCAACTTTGTCCATCAATCTCGCCCTCCAAACAACTTCATTCTCACTTTCCTTTGACTTGAACGTGAAGATCgattaataaacatttttttgccCATACACTCACCCCCATCATTTCGGATTCAATTACAACAGTTTTGTTTGAAGGAATTTCGGGGATTTTTTGATTTcagattcaataaaaaaattaggattttaGGTTATTTTAATTGGGGAAGAATGTTACCACTAATTATTGGAagattttttggaaattttggaGTGTGGATTAAATATTGTATAATTATGGTTCCTATTTTATacatttggggaagaaatagtCATTGGGGAAGAGAGACGTTGGTGAATATGATATTCTTACATTTTCTGCAAATCagtcaaattagtccttgaaaATGTTGGTTACAATCGGCCATATTAACCACTGCTTGTGTGGCGTCTGACATGGCAGTCCATGTGAGAGGTTAACGACCATATCAGCTCCGTTAACACCCCAGTTAATTGgaagactaaattgattgacattttacaaattcagggacgaaattgatattttgcaaaatttagGGACGATTTTGGTTGATGCTTGCAAATTTAGGgacgaagttgatgattcactcttaagaaatctaaattttattttgaaaatataaaatattattttttatcaagtaatgattactcaatttttttattaaaacttatTAGTTTTGGATGTTTAACTATTGTCCTTggtgtgtcaaaaaaaaatcattgtccTTAGGGCACTAGTTAATAATCTTCTATGTTTTAACACAAATTTTCAAACTCTTACCGAATCAAATAAAGTAGGTTGAAAAAtgtgtgtttcttgcattttaataaTAACGAATGAAAACTAATTGCGTCttgttaactattatttttcGTGAGCTTAGGTgagttgataaggacaatgtATGACATATGCTAGTTTCAGGGTTTGaaactaaaaacttaaaaaactattgcttccaatatttatttattttttgacaaactcAAGATtctagttaaaaaaatttaaatcaaaaaattatttttaaaaaaataaaatacttccaattttcaaacacaaaatatgaaaatatttattttaaggttCTCCCAAAGATCATCAATAACTCATCAAATTGTACACGAGCCGACTTTACAATTCcgttttaaaaataactttttttttaaggaaggaaaATTATACCATGCATTATTCCATTATTCTATTTTCTCTTTAATGgattttttagtaattttttatttttgcattggATAGTATGAGTCAGATACATATTGAGTGGACACACAGTAGATAGCAGGTAAGTTGCACGCTTTCACCTTCAGCATCATGCTTGCCACGTGTCTATCATTATGTGGCACACGCTACATAGCGTGTGCCGTCACAACACCGTATAGAATACTCCGCTTATAAAAATATCTACCTCCCTATAACAGCCTGCAAAAAACgcaaactttctctctcttctctttctcgctcttctcactctctctcgtacgtttttaatttttacaattttatttttcatttaatttctctttctttctttgtagcCCCCATCGTGAAAACGAAATCGAACTACacgaaacaaaaacaataataataactcaTCTAAGAAAACGGATccgaaagaaagaaaaaacaataactgAAAACCCTAACCCTAGAAAAAAACGGGGCTTATCCTCTTCTTCCCAAAACCGAATCCAACAATTTCGAttccctttctctctccaaattaGGGTTTTCAATTTCTATAATGGAATGCTTTCGTTCATCTGCATCTTCTTATTGCCGGCGCCGATGACCGGAACCGGAGAACGATGCCACCGCCGCAACAACATGACGGAGCAAAAATCATCTGCCTGTCCGGCCGCCGCTCCGGCGGGAATCTCCACCGCTGATTTGGAGATTGATTACTTCTCGCAGGCGAGGAAAGTGCTGAGCGAGCGTTCACCGTTTGATGTTATCGAGGAACCGTCGACTTCTGCGGCGGTGGAGGTTACACTGCCGAGTGGTTTAGCGAGTTTGTTGAACCGTAACGGGGATAATAAGAAGCGTCAGAAGAAGTTGAATtccggtggtggtggtgataagaagaagaagaaatcgtCGAGGGCGAATGAGAAACGTGGTTTTAATGTTTGGGTTGAGACGGAGGAGTATTTTAGGGACTTGAATTTGAATGATATTGATACGTTATTGCAGGCTTATACTACGACATATAGTTTAGTTTCGAACGAGTGTTTTAAAATTCCGCATTTGGATAATGGTTCTAGGTTTAGTGTAGTCAGTAGTGAGAATGAGAAGAAGATTTTTCCATTGTTGAATGTAGTTTCTAATGAGAATGAGAATGCGGATGAGAAGAATGATGTCGAAGAAGTTAATAATGAGAATGAGAATGGTTGCTTGGTAATTGAGTTAAGTGACGTTGTTGAATTGGAAAGAGCTTTGCCGAATAACGATGACAAGAATTATGATGATTCTGAGAATTCTGTTGGTTTAGAGTGGTTTTTAGGTAGCAGGGATAAGGTATTTTTAGCTTCTGAGCGCCCATCGAAGAAAAGGAAACTTTTAGGTGGTGATGCCGGGTTGGAGAAAGTTAAAATGAATAGTCCAAGGGACGGGGACCAACCTTATTGTCATTATTGTGGCAGGGGAGATTCGGACACTGATTCAAATCGGTTAGTAGTATGCGCTTCTTGTAAAGTTGCGGTTCATAGGAAGTGTTATGGTGTGCAAGATGATGTAGATGATTCATGGTTGTGCTCTTGGTGTTCGAAGCAAAAGGGTGATGTTGATGACTCGGTGAATCCTTGTGTTCTTTGCTCAAAGAAGGGTGGCGCTTTAAAACCGGTTTATAGTGCTGTTGATGGTGTCGGGTCTTCGCCGTTTGTGCACCTTTATTGTTGTCTGTGGATGCCAGAGGTTTATATTGAAGATTTGAAGAAGATGGAGCCTGTTATGAATGTCGGAGGGATCAAGGAAAACAGAAGAAAATTGATGTGTAATATTTGCAAATTGAGATGTGGTGCATGTGTTCAGTGTACTCATGGTATGTTTTGTCGTCTTGTATTAAGCAATTTTCATTTATCTAGCGAGCATTTTAGTGTCTCAAAGCTATAGCTTATTGTGCATCTGTTAGGACTCTGATCGGATTTGTTCAACACTTTTTAGTTTTGACTTTTGACTCACATAATCCTGTATATTTGTCTATTGTAATTTGATTGTTGGTTCACATTTTTCTTGCTTGTGGTAATATCGAGAGTTGGCTTACTTTGTTCAAAGATGATTTTGTGTCTTAGGCTTAGTGCAGTGGATGAAAATAAGTTCAGTTTCTACACTAATTAATTGCAATCTTTACTACTATACAATTTCCAATTTCACGTTATCTTGGTGCAGACTATGTATTTTTACATCTTGGCGGCATATCTGCTCTAAAATCGGCTATTCATTAATTACATGCTTCCACATGTATAATTCTGTGCTGGTCAAAGTGTTATAATATCATCCGATTGATAAAAACGCTAAGAATTATTTTGTCTGTCTAAAGTTGAAGAACATTAGTTATTCTGCCTGATCTATTCTAGTGATAACTGTTAAAATACTAATTTCGTTATACATTAGAGTTGTATTATACAATATGTTGCGCACTTCAAGAGTGCAAGTGTTTGGAGACTTTTCACGTTCCTTTTGCAAAGAAAAGGAAACTTTATGTGCaccaaattatgttttttttttttatttcataattgTACCAGACTACCTGTCCCAAAAAACTGTGTAATTAATCAAATTGAGGGTTAacttctttctatttttcttattgCAGTTTCATACAATTCAATTTTGAAGTGAATATCCCAgtcctttattttttcaatcttGTACTGAATATTGACAGTAGTATCTAATCTGGACAATCGACTTGTAGTTTATGCCTATTCATTGATTGGAAAATGCTACACATGACCTTGAAGCATCTAATCTGGACCATTGACTTGATTATTCCTATTCATTGATTGAAAAATGCAAATCATGGAGTGACTATGTAGCTTACGAGTTTCAACTGGATTAGATGTTGTTGGAGTTGTTTGACTTGTTGATTATTCATATTCATTGAtttaaaaatccaaatcatggaGTGACTGTGTAGCATATGCAGAGTTTAAATTGGATTAGATGTTGTTGGAGTTGTTTGACTTGTTGATTATTCctactcatttatttaaaaatgcaAATCTTGGAGTGACTATGTAGCATAATCAGAGTTTAAATTAGATTagatgttattgttgttttcttcaGGTGTCTTCTAGGTCTGTTTCTTGCCGGcgtgtaatatatatatatatatatttgtaaattTTTGCATTTTGAATCATCTTTGGATGAACAAGGATATTTATGGCTTTTTTTTAGCATGTGCAGCGTATTCTTTTTGTCAATGAACCTCGAGTTTAAAAGGCAGGCATTGTAGAATTTGCAATGTGTCTGTTTGATGACAAATTGTGAAGACTGTGTGTTAGGATAGCATTACTTGTCGTTTTTGCATTTGCTGATGAGTAAGTGTAAGGATGGATTGATTTTGGTATTGAACATGTGGCAACCTCCCATCTTTGCATTTTTgataaaatctattttaaaaattactaaagatatgATATACTAAATCAACTCATGGGACCTAACTAAATGCTATTCTTGTAAGTAGGCTGTTTTGGcctttaaaatgattatgttaaCTACCACAGACAGTTGCTTCATAGGTAGATCTTTGATCTATTGAGATGTTGCATTTGGATTCAGTCTTTCATGTAGGATTTTCCGAGCAGTGAATATTAGCATAcatacttcttttttttcttttcattttttatgaagtgtCATGTTTGATCAAGGTTCCGTGGTTTGTGCACTTCAGCCGTTGTCTCCTACCTTGTTTCTAATGTTAGTATGAGTATCTCAGTGTTCTTCTTTTGATCTGGTGTGTAACTTGTTGGTGCTAGTTGACATTCATAATCATAACTATCTTATGCTCTTCAAATTGTTTTAGCTCATAACTTTTTCCTTCTATATGGTCTTTTCAGGATCCTGCAGAACTCCTTTCCATCCTTTATGTGCAAGGGAAGCTAGACATAGAATGGAGGTTTGGGCAAAGTACGGCAATGATAATGTGAGTTCTTTGTAATTTTCAGAACTAAATCTTCCTGTCTCCTTTCCAGTAAACAAGGAGACAACAAATCAAGCAAGTTGTTGATTATCAATATTGGATTAGTTTATAATCTGCCAATAGTAAAtagtccctttttttttttctccaagtTACAGTTTTGTCACAAGAGTTGATTATCGTGTACCTTTGTATGTTATACTTTGTCAGATTGAATTGCGGGCTTTTTGCTCGAAACACTCAGATCTACAAGAGAACAGAAGCATCTTGCCTTTGGGAGGCTCTATTCCAGTTGGCAGTGAATTTTCAGAAGCTAATGACCTTCCAGTGAAAAGTGAACACAGTATAAAAATTGGTTTCGGCAATGGAGTGTTAGAGTCTGATGGTAATTCTGACAAGTTGAACCATAATGATGAACCTCCGAATGGAGGATTGTCTGTCGGTACGATTAGCGCACAAAATATGTTGGTATGTGGCGCTGCGCAACCACATAATATGGGTGTGGCAGGGAGAACCAATGAGAAGGTTGATAGCTCTAATTCCCCCAGTTTTGCACTTGTTTTGAGAAAGGTATTCTGCACATCATTAACATACACTGTTTACAGTGAAACTATAATTTTGtagacaattgttttttttccttctttttccaTGCTTATTCTAAGCTGACATTCACTTTTTGCCAGTTGATAGAGAAAGGGAAAGTTGATGTAAAAGATGTTGCATTGGAGACTGGCATTTCCCCAGATACATTAACTGCAAATATCAATGTAATGCTCGAAATTTATCATGCCTACTTTGTGAAAAATGATTAtttgaacaaaattaattttatttttatgctttaaaCATTATACTTGCAGGAAGCTCATATGGCCCATGATGTGCAACACAAAATAGTCAATTGGTTAAAAGCCCATGTGTATACTGGTGCATTTCAAAAATCGGCTATTGTATCCATGGATGAAAGTGGAGCTTCAGCTGGTTCTGATACTTCACCGTTATCTGATTCAGGCTTGCTCGATCCTGTTGCTGTTAATGTTAAGTCTGTACCACCAAGGAGAAGAACTATCAATAACATTAGGATTTTGAAGGACAATAAAGTGATATGTTCATCTGAGGGGGTTACTACTAGTGACGGTGGGGGGTCAATTGAAAAGTCCTTGGTTTGTCAGCCTGAGTGTGAAAATCCAGGAAGTTCTAACAAAGCATCAGTTCCCGATGCCACTGACATGGTAATTTTATGACCTGGTCTATTTGGGTTGGAAAacatttttaagttttatttccCGACTACGTTAGCCTTGCTATGCATAGCCGGTCCCAAGCTCTGATAAAAGGAGAGAGTTGTGTTAGGCAGTCGACAGCCAACGTATAACATGGATCGATAcataataatgttttttgtaTTTCCTGTTTTTACTAACCACTCATAGTTCCAATCATGCTCTGTccttttcattttgtttcaaGATTTCCAATATTTGTAATGTAGTAAGGTAAAAAACCCTGacatatttgaaattatttgt
It encodes:
- the LOC11416140 gene encoding transmembrane protein 50 homolog codes for the protein MDLIELWAIFGPGVAGAVFGAGWWIWLDAVVCSSTTVPFLHYLPGIFASLAGLMFNCVRKEDIDYSPYDEGEWRLKLWLFIAYVVSFVSLAGSAGLLIQDSLDKSSPSVWTGIAGVLQCVFVLISGLIYWTSHPE